Proteins co-encoded in one Papaver somniferum cultivar HN1 chromosome 5, ASM357369v1, whole genome shotgun sequence genomic window:
- the LOC113277249 gene encoding uncharacterized protein LOC113277249: MLNNSKEFVLRSVARSNGGTGTISEAIASISQYGQVMANVRSYEGDLVLSKSYVNQTSSTKAINARIISKKKVMAMATVYRDGAREVVAKEVGDDEEDKENQGFPRLLLRKKSYFREHLERGKESQGSSPAIDMNKLIGNLHSTLFGAPRPAPSHQNLDGEDNVPRK; this comes from the exons ATGCTTAATAATTCTAAGGAATTTGTTCTAAGATCTGTTGCTAGGTCTAATGGTGGAACTGGAACCATATCTGAAGCTATTGCTTCCATTTCTCAATATGGACAAGTTATGGCTAATGTAAGGAGTTatgaaggagatttggtattGTCTAAATCATATGTAAaccaaacatcatcaacaaaagcaATTAACGCAAGAATTATCTCCAAGAAGAAGGTTATGGCTATGGCTACTGTCTATCGTGATGGTGCTAGGGAAGTTGTAGCAAAAGAAGttggtgatgatgaggaggataAAGAAAACCAG GGTTTTCCAAGGCTGTTATTGCGAAAGAAATCATACTTCCGAGAACATCTTGAAAGGGGGAAAGAAAGCCAG GGCTCTTCACCAGCAATAGATATGAACAAACTAATTGGTAATCTACACTCAACACTTTTTGGGGCTCCTAGACCTGCGCCTTCACATCAAAACTTAGATGGAGAAGATAATGTACCCAG GAAATGA